One part of the Prunus persica cultivar Lovell chromosome G5, Prunus_persica_NCBIv2, whole genome shotgun sequence genome encodes these proteins:
- the LOC18777547 gene encoding U-box domain-containing protein 52 isoform X2, translated as MEEKEYVPVEAKDFYKRYSARALSPEIVVVKEEIEEEIEEEIEEEIEEEIEEEIEEEIKEEIEEESRSFSTAAGGTSIDRVLKDVYVAVGKDDTDVLKWTLDNAVSPGTRVFLVHVFPPITYIPTPVGRLSKGQLTEDQVRLYINEESNKRRNLLQKYVSLCNDAKVTVETMLIDSKDTAKAILDLIPVLSIIHLVIGTKRPPHSRRVQKKLSLGEFVRKNAPDFCEVSIIHEGKKVEADQQVNGPIMPANTHYPERSFFACFPVSCKIS; from the exons atggaagaaaaagagtatGTTCCGGTGGAAGCCAAGGATTTTTATAAGAGATATAGTGCACGAGCGTTGTCACCAGAGATTGTGGTGGTAAAAGAGGAGATAGAAGAAGAGATAGAAGAGGAGATAGAAGAAGAGATAGAAGAGGAGATAGAAGAAGAGATAGAAGAGGAGATAAAAGAGGAGATAGAAGAGGAGAGCAGGAGTTTTAGTACCGCTGCTGGCGGCACTAGCATAGATAGAGTTCTCAAGGATGTATATGTTGCTGTTGGTAAAGATGACACAgatgttctgaaatggacgCTTGATAATGCTGTTTCCCCTGGCACTCGGGTTTTTCTAGTCCATGTCTTCCCTCCAATCACCTACATCCCTACACCAG TTGGAAGATTATCAAAGGGCCAATTGACTGAAGATCAAGTGAGATTATACATTAATGAAGAGAGTAACAAGAGGAGGAACCTGTTGCAGAAATATGTGAGCTTGTGCAATGATGCTAAG GTAACAGTGGAGACAATGCTCATTGATAGCAAGGACACAGCAAAAGCAATTCTTGATCTCATACCTGTTCTTAGCATCATCCACCTTGTCATAGGAACCAAAAGACCACCTCACTCAAG GCGAGTGCAGAAGAAATTGTCATTAGGAGAGTTTGTTAGGAAGAATGCGCCGGACTTTTGTGAGGTTAGCATTATTCATGAAGGCAAGAAGGTGGAGGCCGATCAGCAAGTAAATGGCCCGATCATGCCGGCAAATACTCACTACCCTGAAAGAAGCTTCTTCGCATGCTTTCCAG TGAGCTGCAAGATTTCTtaa
- the LOC18777599 gene encoding DEAD-box ATP-dependent RNA helicase 20 isoform X2, with amino-acid sequence MYAYDNRYTDVNSYRERRSDLMGPAPAVAPPAGPAYGRGGGAAPYAGPTPPVAPYSGRVAGPVTGPGDFNGYPTFQPPSGRFNIGRGGGNGSFGGRASNGHIVGGRGRGGGGRFGGGRDFDGGRGGGGRSSGFSRGGSAGFSGGRGFGGRGGGRHSGSSRGDLDNIVLPKQDFGSLVPFEKNFYVESSSVRAMSEQEVMVYRNRREITVEGHDIPKPIQMFEDANFPDYCLDAIAKLGFVEPTPIQAQGWPMALKGRDLVGIAETGSGKTLSYLLPALVHISAQPRLVPGEGPIVLVLAPTRELAVQIQEESSKFGSRSNIRSTCIYGGAPKGPQIRDLKRGVEIVIATPGRLIDMLEAQHTNLRRVTYLVLDEADRMLDMGFEPQIRKIVSQTRPDRQTLYWSATWPREVETLARQFLRNPYKVIIGSASLKANQSIKQVVEVVSDGEKYNRLIKLLKEAIVGSRILIFVETKKGCDQVTKQLRMDGWPALSIHGDKNQAERDWVLAEFKSGRNPIMTATDVAARGLDVKDIKCVINYDFPSSLEDYVHRIGRTGRAGATGTALTFFTHANAKFARELIKILQEAGQVVSPALAAMSRSSGSFGGSGGNFRNRGRGGGFGNRISGSNTVPIGYKRPW; translated from the exons ATGTACGCCTACGACAACAGATACACCGACGTCAACTCCTACCGTGAGCGCCGAAG TGACCTAATGGGTCCAGCGCCTGCGGTGGCTCCGCCAGCGGGCCCCGCCTATGGCCGTGGCGGTGGGGCAGCCCCGTATGCGGGCCCAACGCCTCCGGTCGCCCCGTATTCTGGACGAGTAGCCGGACCGGTAACCGGTCCAGGAGACTTTAATGGGTACCCGACGTTCCAGCCCCCTTCGGGTCGGTTCAATATTGGGCGAGGTGGTGGTAATGGGAGTTTTGGTGGCAGAGCCTCCAATGGTCATATTGTTGGTGGAAGGGGCCGTGGCGGTGGTGGTAGGTTTGGTGGTGGTAGGGATTTTGATGGAGGCCGTGGCGGTGGCGGTAGGAGCTCTGGATTTAGCCGCGGTGGAAGTGCGGGTTTTAGCGGTGGGCGTGGATTTGGTGGAAGAGGAGGAGGTAGACATAGTGGGTCATCAAGAGGAGACTTGGATAACATTGTGCTTCCCAAGCAAGATTTTGGGAGCTTGGTACCTTTTGAGAAGAATTTCTATGTTGAGAGCTCTTCGGTGAGGGCAATGTCAGAGCAGGAGGTTATGGTGTATCGCAACAGGCGGGAGATTACCGTCGAAGGGCATGATATCCCAAAGCCGATTCAGATGTTTGAGGATGCGAATTTCCCTG ATTACTGCCTTGATGCTATTGcaaaattgggttttgttgaACCAACACCAATTCAGGCTCAAGGATGGCCAATGGCATTAAAGGGTAGAgatttagttggaattgcggAGACTGGTTCTGGTAAGACTTTGTCCTATCTGCTGCCAGCTTTGGTGCATATTAGCGCACAGCCTCGGTTAG TGCCAGGTGAAGGTCCTATTGTGCTAGTATTAGCACCTACTCGAGAATTGGCAGTTCAAATTCAAGAAGAATCTTCAAAATTTGGCTCACGTTCTAATATTAGGAGTACTTGCATTTATGGTGGTGCTCCAAAAGGACCCCAGATACGGGATCTTAAAAGAG GGGTTGAGATTGTCATAGCTACACCTGGCCGACTGATAGATATGTTGGAAGCACAGCACACAAATTTGCGAAGAGTGACCTACCTAGTTTTGGATGAGGCTGACAGGATGTTGGACATGGGGTTTGAGCCTCAGATAAGGAAAATTGTATCACAA ACCCGACCAGATCGGCAGACATTGTATTGGAGTGCCACATGGCCAAGGGAGGTTGAAACTTTAGCAAGGCAGTTTTTACGTAACCCATATAAG gtaaTCATTGGATCAGCAAGTCTTAAAGCAAATCAATCTATAAAACAAGTTGTTGAAGTTGTGTCAGATGGGGAGAAATATAATAG GCTGATCAAACTGCTCAAAGAAGCAATCGTTGGGAGCCGAATTCTGATATTTGTCGAGACGAAAAAGGGATGTGACCAAGTTACTAAGCAATTGAGGATGGATGGATGGCCAGCTCTATCCATTCACGGTGATAAAAACCAGGCCGAAAGGGACTGGGTCTTGGCTGAGTTTAAAAGTGGAAGGAATCCTATAATGACTGCCACTGATGTGGCTGCGCGGGGTCTTG ATGTGAAGGACATAAAATGTGTGATCAATTATGATTTTCCATCAAGCCTAGAGGATTATGTCCACAGAATTGGACGAACTGGTCGTGCAGGGGCAACAGGAACTGCTTTAACCTTTTTCACACACGCGAATGCGAAATTTGCTAGGGAACTAATCAAGATCCTGCAAGAAGCAGGTCAGGTGGTGAGCCCCGCATTGGCTGCAATGTCCCGGTCAAGTGGTAGTTTCGGAG GCTCTGGAGGGAACTTCCGCAATAGAGGCCGAGGAGGAGGATTTGGGAATCGGATTTCGGGTTCAAATACTGTTCCTATTGGTTACAAGAGACCATGGTAG
- the LOC18777599 gene encoding DEAD-box ATP-dependent RNA helicase 20 isoform X1, giving the protein MYAYDNRYTDVNSYRERRSDLMGPAPAVAPPAGPAYGRGGGAAPYAGPTPPVAPYSGRVAGPVTGPGDFNGYPTFQPPSGRFNIGRGGGNGSFGGRASNGHIVGGRGRGGGGRFGGGRDFDGGRGGGGRSSGFSRGGSAGFSGGRGFGGRGGGRHSGSSRGDLDNIVLPKQDFGSLVPFEKNFYVESSSVRAMSEQEVMVYRNRREITVEGHDIPKPIQMFEDANFPDYCLDAIAKLGFVEPTPIQAQGWPMALKGRDLVGIAETGSGKTLSYLLPALVHISAQPRLVPGEGPIVLVLAPTRELAVQIQEESSKFGSRSNIRSTCIYGGAPKGPQIRDLKRGVEIVIATPGRLIDMLEAQHTNLRRVTYLVLDEADRMLDMGFEPQIRKIVSQTRPDRQTLYWSATWPREVETLARQFLRNPYKVIIGSASLKANQSIKQVVEVVSDGEKYNRLIKLLKEAIVGSRILIFVETKKGCDQVTKQLRMDGWPALSIHGDKNQAERDWVLAEFKSGRNPIMTATDVAARGLDVKDIKCVINYDFPSSLEDYVHRIGRTGRAGATGTALTFFTHANAKFARELIKILQEAGQVVSPALAAMSRSSGSFGAGSGGNFRNRGRGGGFGNRISGSNTVPIGYKRPW; this is encoded by the exons ATGTACGCCTACGACAACAGATACACCGACGTCAACTCCTACCGTGAGCGCCGAAG TGACCTAATGGGTCCAGCGCCTGCGGTGGCTCCGCCAGCGGGCCCCGCCTATGGCCGTGGCGGTGGGGCAGCCCCGTATGCGGGCCCAACGCCTCCGGTCGCCCCGTATTCTGGACGAGTAGCCGGACCGGTAACCGGTCCAGGAGACTTTAATGGGTACCCGACGTTCCAGCCCCCTTCGGGTCGGTTCAATATTGGGCGAGGTGGTGGTAATGGGAGTTTTGGTGGCAGAGCCTCCAATGGTCATATTGTTGGTGGAAGGGGCCGTGGCGGTGGTGGTAGGTTTGGTGGTGGTAGGGATTTTGATGGAGGCCGTGGCGGTGGCGGTAGGAGCTCTGGATTTAGCCGCGGTGGAAGTGCGGGTTTTAGCGGTGGGCGTGGATTTGGTGGAAGAGGAGGAGGTAGACATAGTGGGTCATCAAGAGGAGACTTGGATAACATTGTGCTTCCCAAGCAAGATTTTGGGAGCTTGGTACCTTTTGAGAAGAATTTCTATGTTGAGAGCTCTTCGGTGAGGGCAATGTCAGAGCAGGAGGTTATGGTGTATCGCAACAGGCGGGAGATTACCGTCGAAGGGCATGATATCCCAAAGCCGATTCAGATGTTTGAGGATGCGAATTTCCCTG ATTACTGCCTTGATGCTATTGcaaaattgggttttgttgaACCAACACCAATTCAGGCTCAAGGATGGCCAATGGCATTAAAGGGTAGAgatttagttggaattgcggAGACTGGTTCTGGTAAGACTTTGTCCTATCTGCTGCCAGCTTTGGTGCATATTAGCGCACAGCCTCGGTTAG TGCCAGGTGAAGGTCCTATTGTGCTAGTATTAGCACCTACTCGAGAATTGGCAGTTCAAATTCAAGAAGAATCTTCAAAATTTGGCTCACGTTCTAATATTAGGAGTACTTGCATTTATGGTGGTGCTCCAAAAGGACCCCAGATACGGGATCTTAAAAGAG GGGTTGAGATTGTCATAGCTACACCTGGCCGACTGATAGATATGTTGGAAGCACAGCACACAAATTTGCGAAGAGTGACCTACCTAGTTTTGGATGAGGCTGACAGGATGTTGGACATGGGGTTTGAGCCTCAGATAAGGAAAATTGTATCACAA ACCCGACCAGATCGGCAGACATTGTATTGGAGTGCCACATGGCCAAGGGAGGTTGAAACTTTAGCAAGGCAGTTTTTACGTAACCCATATAAG gtaaTCATTGGATCAGCAAGTCTTAAAGCAAATCAATCTATAAAACAAGTTGTTGAAGTTGTGTCAGATGGGGAGAAATATAATAG GCTGATCAAACTGCTCAAAGAAGCAATCGTTGGGAGCCGAATTCTGATATTTGTCGAGACGAAAAAGGGATGTGACCAAGTTACTAAGCAATTGAGGATGGATGGATGGCCAGCTCTATCCATTCACGGTGATAAAAACCAGGCCGAAAGGGACTGGGTCTTGGCTGAGTTTAAAAGTGGAAGGAATCCTATAATGACTGCCACTGATGTGGCTGCGCGGGGTCTTG ATGTGAAGGACATAAAATGTGTGATCAATTATGATTTTCCATCAAGCCTAGAGGATTATGTCCACAGAATTGGACGAACTGGTCGTGCAGGGGCAACAGGAACTGCTTTAACCTTTTTCACACACGCGAATGCGAAATTTGCTAGGGAACTAATCAAGATCCTGCAAGAAGCAGGTCAGGTGGTGAGCCCCGCATTGGCTGCAATGTCCCGGTCAAGTGGTAGTTTCGGAG caGGCTCTGGAGGGAACTTCCGCAATAGAGGCCGAGGAGGAGGATTTGGGAATCGGATTTCGGGTTCAAATACTGTTCCTATTGGTTACAAGAGACCATGGTAG
- the LOC18777547 gene encoding U-box domain-containing protein 52 isoform X1 — protein MEEKEYVPVEAKDFYKRYSARALSPEIVVVKEEIEEEIEEEIEEEIEEEIEEEIEEEIKEEIEEESRSFSTAAGGTSIDRVLKDVYVAVGKDDTDVLKWTLDNAVSPGTRVFLVHVFPPITYIPTPVGRLSKGQLTEDQVRLYINEESNKRRNLLQKYVSLCNDAKVTVETMLIDSKDTAKAILDLIPVLSIIHLVIGTKRPPHSRRVQKKLSLGEFVRKNAPDFCEVSIIHEGKKVEADQQVNGPIMPANTHYPERSFFACFPDSELQDFLSSSNSKSSDRDDQTNSVMHCGKWQGQRLKFMTEMKWEGRRLAS, from the exons atggaagaaaaagagtatGTTCCGGTGGAAGCCAAGGATTTTTATAAGAGATATAGTGCACGAGCGTTGTCACCAGAGATTGTGGTGGTAAAAGAGGAGATAGAAGAAGAGATAGAAGAGGAGATAGAAGAAGAGATAGAAGAGGAGATAGAAGAAGAGATAGAAGAGGAGATAAAAGAGGAGATAGAAGAGGAGAGCAGGAGTTTTAGTACCGCTGCTGGCGGCACTAGCATAGATAGAGTTCTCAAGGATGTATATGTTGCTGTTGGTAAAGATGACACAgatgttctgaaatggacgCTTGATAATGCTGTTTCCCCTGGCACTCGGGTTTTTCTAGTCCATGTCTTCCCTCCAATCACCTACATCCCTACACCAG TTGGAAGATTATCAAAGGGCCAATTGACTGAAGATCAAGTGAGATTATACATTAATGAAGAGAGTAACAAGAGGAGGAACCTGTTGCAGAAATATGTGAGCTTGTGCAATGATGCTAAG GTAACAGTGGAGACAATGCTCATTGATAGCAAGGACACAGCAAAAGCAATTCTTGATCTCATACCTGTTCTTAGCATCATCCACCTTGTCATAGGAACCAAAAGACCACCTCACTCAAG GCGAGTGCAGAAGAAATTGTCATTAGGAGAGTTTGTTAGGAAGAATGCGCCGGACTTTTGTGAGGTTAGCATTATTCATGAAGGCAAGAAGGTGGAGGCCGATCAGCAAGTAAATGGCCCGATCATGCCGGCAAATACTCACTACCCTGAAAGAAGCTTCTTCGCATGCTTTCCAG ACAGTGAGCTGCAAGATTTCTtaagcagcagcaacagcaaaaGCAGTGACAGAGATGATCAAACAAACTCAGTTATGCACTGTGGAAAATGGCAGGGCCAAAGACTCAAGTTTATGACAGAGATGAAATGGGAAGGTAGAAGACTGGCAAGCTGA